The genomic DNA ATGTATGCAGAGGACTGTGGTGAACCCACAGCTCCTTTGTGGTGCAGAAGGAGTAACTTGCAGGAGGACTGCGCTGTATCCCTAGATCTTTAATTGTGCAGTAGGTAACCTCAGGGCACAACTCCACTTCCTTGATTGTACAGAATGTAGGTTGCTGGAGGGGGATTTTGAAGCTGCTGAGATGCATCATAGGGTTTCCTGCTGACTCCCTCCATTCCAGCAGTGGATACCACACCTCTTGGGTCTGCAGGGACTGGTGCCAGGAGGGTTGTCCCACCAGACACATCCATGTCAGCCAACCTGCTAGAGCCAGCATGGTCAGGACCAGCAGAGCCAAGGAAGCCAGGTAGAGCACCCAGTGTAACAGGCAGCAGTGCCTCAGCACCCACTGCCCCCACTGCAGAGCCTCCCCACCTGTCTGCAAACGCAGCACAGGTACAGCCTGTTGTGGGATGGAGCAtgggcagaggggaggaggagctggtACGGGGGAACATGCAGGTTGGGTGAAGTGTGTGGTGTCCAGGGGAGGTGGTAGTGTTGGGGCATGAGTGGAAAGCATGGTGTTGACTGACATCAGAGGAGGACGTGGAGATCTGACAATGGAAGAGGCCTCTAGCATGGCAGTGGAAGGCACTGCTGTGGAAGTGGTGGGAAATGTGCCAGTGGATCCCATGAGACTGCCATAGATACTGCTGGCAGCAAGGGTGGTTTGGGGATGGCCACTGGTGCTAGAAAGGCTGCTGCTCATAGTTGTTGGCAGTGAGGTGGCATTGTCAAGAGTGGCAGGTCTGTGCAGGGTGATGGTGGTAGCAGCCATGAGaatggtggcagtgctgggggtcTGTGTGGGTGTCATGGTGAGACTGGCTGGTACAGGAatggtggtgctgggagctctgaTGCTTGTCAGCTCCACAAGCAAAGGGTTTGGGGAAAGGGTGGAGGTACAAGGCGTGCTGAGGGAAGGTCTGGTGAGGGGAGATCTTGTGGTAGTAAGGGTAGGAAGGCAAGATGAGGTAGTAGCACAGGGCGTGGTAGTGTGCTCTTTGGGGATGAATGGATGTGGGGGGAAGGTGGTCATGGTAGCTTTCCCTGTTGTTTCTTCCCCATAATTGTATTCATCCCCTCCTTCCTCATCCGCATCCTCCACAATGCTGCAGTTAAGCTTGAAGT from Motacilla alba alba isolate MOTALB_02 chromosome 28, Motacilla_alba_V1.0_pri, whole genome shotgun sequence includes the following:
- the LOC119712512 gene encoding platelet glycoprotein Ib alpha chain-like, producing MEVLALTLVTLLALLPPAQPCSSEMNKVKDLLEVNCTGQALSTVPPDLPADTGILLLSDNRLESLSTTDFLSLTQLQDIDLANNGLVALHTGALLLSLKELTLSHNALAALPVLEGLPALTHLAVAHNRLETLAPGAFRTVPQLQNLDLRGNKMQQLPQEAFAGLKALKELDLSDNLLKDLPKELLQDLQKLETLWLSGNQLQTLPTDFFPKGHLFMYVFLTENPWHCNCDLHYLQTWIQKNADIVYQPERGLEETKVEVAPEKVLCHSPAEHRQKPIIHFKLNCSIVEDADEEGGDEYNYGEETTGKATMTTFPPHPFIPKEHTTTPCATTSSCLPTLTTTRSPLTRPSLSTPCTSTLSPNPLLVELTSIRAPSTTIPVPASLTMTPTQTPSTATILMAATTITLHRPATLDNATSLPTTMSSSLSSTSGHPQTTLAASSIYGSLMGSTGTFPTTSTAVPSTAMLEASSIVRSPRPPLMSVNTMLSTHAPTLPPPLDTTHFTQPACSPVPAPPPLCPCSIPQQAVPVLRLQTGGEALQWGQWVLRHCCLLHWVLYLASLALLVLTMLALAGWLTWMCLVGQPSWHQSLQTQEVWYPLLEWRESAGNPMMHLSSFKIPLQQPTFCTIKEVELCPEVTYCTIKDLGIQRSPPASYSFCTTKELWVHHSPLHTSVKPFSRKLMVTDLNFLRTPSAYSLDRGVEAVGDVRVKYAGNTM